Proteins from one Saccharomyces eubayanus strain FM1318 chromosome XI, whole genome shotgun sequence genomic window:
- the UFD4 gene encoding putative ubiquitin-protein ligase UFD4, with amino-acid sequence MPENNSHNFDDHESHSENSDYMMDTQVEDEYDEDGHVQGEYSYYPDDDEDEHMLSSVGSFEADEDEDGDNDYHNEEDSELLYGYNRRHNSGNADGNGEEEELDHPHDNNEFGGNPFRLPDILETFAQRLEERRQAGRGQVQHAAGRTLPEILSMIGGRMERSTESSARNERISKLIENTGNAPDDPYIAMESLRELSENILMMNQMVVDRVIPMETLIGNITTILSDKILKEELELQMQACRCMYNLFEVCPESISIAVDEHVIPILQEKLVEISYIDLAEQVLETVEYISRVHGRDILKTGQLSIYVQFFDFLTIHAQRKAVAIVSNACSSVRMDDFNAVVEVLPTLKPIFTNTTDQPIVTRLVNALYGICGALYRNEKFESLFSLDLTERIVQLVAIQDTPLENKLKCLDILTVLAMSSKVLSRELREKTDIIDMTTRSFQHYSKTSNAGLHETLIYVPNSLLVSISRFIVVLFPPEDERILSANKEDTANNGHDIIVSQEKFDALVQSLIPILIEIYTNAADFDVRRYVLIALLRVVSCMNSSTAKSINDQLIKLVGSILAQKETTFNASGSHSTEAGTLLVGGLSLLDLICKKFAELFLPSIKREGIFDLVKDLSVDFNSIDMKENGNEDMSLSDEEEDLHSSIEEDGEADDDYDYEFGDMEIPDSVKPKKITLHIFRTLSLGYIKKKGVDLVNRVLSQVNVEQEAMTEELHQIESVVSILEDPSTPDKTEEDWKKIWTVLRKCIFHEEFDVSGFEFTSTGLASSIAKRISSSTVSHFILVKSFLEVFEDNVDRFLEILQSALTRLENFSIVDCGLHDGGGVSSLAKEIRIKLVYDGDATRDNIGTDLSSTIVSVHCIASFTSLNEFLRHRMVRMRFLSSLIPNITSPTTDANREEEEENSLDDMRKKNFDFFYDDEKVDMESTVFGVIFNKFVKQNQDLKTLWNDTQSIKFRKSLENDDSEHEAAEEAKEVKRLRDFYKKREFTEVDTGSSADILALLDFLHSSNIESDCFINSKLSAKLARQLDEPLVVASGALPNWSLFLTRRYPFLFPFDTRMFFLQCTSFGYGRLIQIWKNKTKSSKDSRNDEALQQLGRITRRKLRISRKTVFATGLKILSKYGGSPDVLEIEYQEEAGTGLGPTLEFYSLVSKYFARKSLNMWRCNSYSYRSEMNMDTTDDYITTLLFPEPLDPTANNEKILELFGYLGTFVARSLLDNRILDFRFSRVFFELLHRMCTPNLTTVPSDVESCLSMIELVDPLLAKSLKYIVANKNNNNTLEELFLTFTVPGNDDIELIPDGSNKFLNSSNVEEYICAIIDQILGKGIERQLKAFSEGFSKVFLYERMLILFPEELVDMFGRVEEDWSVGTLYTNLNAEHGYTMDSSIIHDFISIISTFNKQERRLFLQFLTGSPKLPIGGFKSLNPKFTVVLKHAEDGLTANEYLPSVMTCANYLKLPKYSNKDIMRSRLCQAIEEGAGAFLLS; translated from the coding sequence ATGCCTGAAAATAATTCGCATAACTTCGATGATCATGAGTCCCACAGTGAAAACAGTGATTATATGATGGACACTCAAGTAGAGGATGAATATGATGAGGATGGCCATGTACAGGGCGAATACTCTTATTATcctgatgatgatgaagatgaacaTATGCTCTCCAGCGTAGGAAGCTTTGAGGCTGACGAGGATGAGGATGGTGATAATGATTACCACAACGAAGAAGATTCCGAGCTTTTATACGGATATAATAGACGTCATAACAGTGGGAACGCAGACGGAAAcggtgaagaagaagaactggATCATCCTCACGACAATAATGAATTTGGCGGTAACCCCTTTCGCTTACCTgatattttggaaactttTGCACAAAGACTAGAAGAAAGGAGACAAGCAGGCAGAGGACAAGTCCAGCATGCAGCTGGGAGGACACTTCCTGAGATCTTGTCAATGATTGGAGGAAGGATGGAAAGAAGTACGGAGAGTTCAGCAAGGAATGAACGGATTTCCAAATTGATAGAGAATACTGGAAATGCGCCTGACGACCCGTATATTGCAATGGAAAGTTTAAGAGAACTTTCCGAGAACATATTAATGATGAATCAAATGGTTGTCGATAGAGTCATACCGATGGAAACGTTGATAGGGAACATTACTACCATCCTCTCTGACAAAATCTTGAAGGAAGAACTAGAACTACAAATGCAAGCCTGTAGATGCATGTATAacctttttgaagtttgcCCAGAATCCATCTCAATAGCTGTTGATGAGCATGTCATACCTATTCTACAGGAGAAATTAGTAGAGATTAGTTATATTGACCTTGCGGAACAAGTTCTAGAAACTGTGGAGTATATCTCTAGAGTACATGGGAGGGACATTTTAAAAACGGGTCAATTATCGATTTACGTTcagttttttgattttttaaCTATACATGCACAAAGAAAAGCTGTTGCAATTGTTTCAAACGCCTGTAGCAGTGTTCGAATGGATGATTTTAACGCAGTCGTAGAAGTGCTCCCAACATTAAAACCCATCTTTACTAATACAACTGATCAGCCAATCGTAACTAGGCTTGTAAATGCTTTGTATGGCATTTGTGGGGCGTTGTACAGGAACGAAAAGTTCGAATCATTGTTTTCGCTAGATCTAACAGAAAGAATTGTCCAGCTAGTTGCTATTCAGGACACTCCGTTGGAGAACAAACTAAAATGCCTGGATATTCTTACCGTATTGGCAATGAGCAGTAAAGTTCTGTCAAGAGAACTGAGAGAGAAGACCGATATTATCGATATGACTACCCGGTCGTTCCAACACTATAGTAAAACTTCGAACGCTGGGCTACACGAAACACTAATATATGTCCCGAACAGTTTGTTGGTTAGTATTTCTAGATTTATAGTCGTGTTGTTCCCTCCAGAAGACGAACGGATACTATCTGCAAATAAAGAGGATACTGCAAACAATGGACATGATATTATTGTCAGCCaggaaaaatttgatgCTTTAGTACAGTCCTTAATTCCAATTctcattgaaatttatACGAACGCTGCTGATTTTGACGTAAGAAGATACGTGCTTATTGCTTTGCTAAGGGTTGTATCGTGTATGAACAGTTCTACAGCTAAATCAATAAATGATCAACTTATCAAGTTAGTTGGGTCTATCTTGGCTCAAAAGGAAACAACTTTTAATGCTAGCGGCTCTCATTCAACTGAAGCTGGTACCCTTTTAGTCGGTGGTCTCTCCCTGCTCGACCTCATCTGTAAAAAATTTGCAGAGCTGTTCTTGCCTTCTATTAAAAGGGAAggcatttttgatttggtAAAGGATTTATCTGTGGATTTCAATAGCATCGATATGAAAGAGAACGGAAATGAAGATATGTCACtttctgatgaagaagaggatcTGCATAGCagtattgaagaagatggaGAGGCTGATGACGACTATGATTATGAGTTTGGTGATATGGAGATTCCTGATTCAgttaaaccaaaaaaaattactttACACATTTTCAGAACCCTGTCTTTGGGTTATATTAAGAAGAAAGGAGTAGACCTAGTTAACAGGGTACTTTCACAAGTTAACGTTGAGCAAGAGGCAATGACAGAGGAACTGCATCAAATTGAGAGCGTCGTTTCTATTTTAGAAGATCCTTCCACTCCTGACAAAACGGAAGAAGACTGgaagaaaatttggacAGTTTTGCGAAAGTGTATTTTCCATGAGGAATTTGACGTATCAGGTTTTGAATTTACTTCAACAGGGTTAGCATCCTCCATCGCAAAAAGAATTTCCTCTTCAACCGTATCCCATTTTATTCTTGTGAAATCATTTTTAGAAGTATTTGAGGATAACGTGGATCGATTTTTAGAAATTCTGCAATCAGCTCTTACAagacttgaaaatttttcaatagttgATTGTGGTTTGCATGACGGTGGAGGCGTATCATCATTGGCAAAAGAAATACGAATCAAGTTGGTTTATGACGGTGATGCAACCAGAGATAATATCGGTACTGATTTGTCATCCACTATCGTTTCAGTTCATTGCATAGCATCGTTTACTTCTCttaatgaatttttgaGGCACAGGATGGTAAGAATGCGCTTCTTGAGCTCGTTAATTCCGAATATTACTTCTCCTACTACTGATGCTAACagggaagaagaagaggaaaattCTTTGGACGAtatgagaaaaaagaactttgatttcttttacGATGACGAGAAAGTTGACATGGAGTCCACTGTATTTGGGGTCatattcaataaatttGTAAAGCAAAATCAGGACTTGAAGACTTTATGGAACGATACCCAGTCAATTAAATTTCGCAAAAGTttagaaaatgatgatAGCGAACACGAGGCAGCTGAAGAGGCTAAAGAGGTAAAACGGTTAAGagatttttacaaaaagagAGAATTTACTGAGGTTGATACTGGATCTTCAGCGGATATCCTCGCATTGTTGGATTTCCTACATAGTTCCAACATCGAAAGTGATTGCTTCATCAATTCAAAGCTAAGTGCTAAGCTGGCTAGGCAATTAGATGAACCACTGGTCGTTGCAAGCGGCGCCCTGCCAAATTGGTCACTGTTTTTAACAAGAAGatatccatttttgtttccctTTGATACGAGAATGTTTTTCTTACAATGTACATCTTTTGGTTATGGAAGGTTGATTCAAATctggaaaaacaaaactaaaAGCTCAAAAGACTCTAGAAATGATGAAGCTTTACAACAACTTGGAAGAATTACTAGACGTAAGTTGcgtatttcaagaaaaaccgTATTTGCTACTGGTCTCAAGATCTTATCTAAATATGGTGGCAGTCCAGATGTATTAGAAATTGAAtaccaagaagaagcagGAACAGGTTTAGGCCCAACTTTGGAATTCTATTCCTtagtttcaaaatattttgcgAGAAAATCACTAAACATGTGGCGTTGTAATTCCTATAGCTATAGAAGCGAAATGAACATGGATACAACTGATGATTACATTACCACTTTATTGTTCCCAGAACCTCTCGACCCTACCGCGAATAACGAGAAAATTCTTGAACTCTTTGGATATTTGGGGACGTTCGTCGCCAGGTCTTTGCTTGATAATAGGATCCTTGACTTCAGATTCAGTAGAGTCTTTTTTGAATTACTGCACAGGATGTGTACACCCAATTTGACAACGGTACCAAGTGATGTCGAAAGCTGTCTATCGATGATCGAGTTGGTAGATCCGTTACTGGCTAAATCCCTAAAATACATAGTCGCAAATaagaacaacaataatacgCTGGAAGAACTGTTCTTAACATTCACCGTACCTGGTAACGATGACATCGAATTGATTCCAGATGGTAGCAATAAATTCCTGAATTCTTCTAATGTTGAAGAATATATTTGTGCAATTATTGATCAGATTTTGGGTAAAGGCATCGAAAGGCAATTGAAAGCATTTTCCGAAGGTTTCTCGAAAGTTTTCCTCTACGAAAGAATGCTGATACTCTTTCCAGAAGAATTAGTGGACATGTTCGGACGGGTTGAGGAAGATTGGTCTGTGGGAACCTTATACACAAATTTAAACGCCGAACATGGCTACACAATGGACTCTTCAATCATTCATGATTTCATATCAATAATATCCACATTTAATAAGCAAGAAAGGAGATTATTTTTGCAGTTTTTAACTGGGTCTCCCAAACTTCCAATCGGAGGCTTTAAAAGTTTGAATCCTAAATTTACAGTTGTTCTAAAACATGCTGAAGATGGCCTGACAGCAAATGAATACTTACCAAGTGTAATGACGTGTGCTAACTACTTGAAACTACCTAAATATTCTAACAAAGACATAATGCGGTCTCGTCTTTGCCAAGCCATTGAAGAAGGTGCCGGAGCTTTCTTACTCTCTTGA
- the CAP1 gene encoding Cap1p, with translation MSSSKFEEVVNKIISDSPPGELREIYDDLIKITSESSKNTILDAIENYNVQNCIPIDVDGTSIIISKYNKEGSKFFDPVHSVIFSVDHLGHRGLDIEPYEFTHPKLDKEQLKRLHDQLREYLAQNFPGDVSFAVYPVPEEPSKISIIIVSTKYNPNNFWNGHWKSSYIYDLDTKELTGHISTQVHYYEDGNVSFQSGKAIGQNNVVDVVSTIRDVETSFENELDFSFSDLNEKQFKALRRRLPVTRSKINWGKAIGSYRLGKNAAEGK, from the coding sequence ATGTCTAGTAGTAAGTTCGAAGAGGTTGTTAACAAGATCATAAGCGACAGCCCCCCAGGGGAGCTGAGAGAGATCTATGACGATCTGATCAAGATCACTAGTGAAAGCTCGAAGAATACTATCTTGGATGCCATTGAAAACTACAACGTGCAGAACTGCATCCCCATAGATGTCGACGGGACCTCCATAATCATATCTAAATACAACAAGGAAGGTTCGAAGTTTTTCGACCCTGTACACTCCGTCATTTTTTCAGTCGACCATTTAGGGCACAGAGGTCTCGACATCGAGCCGTACGAATTTACGCACCCAAAGCTGGACAAAGAGCAACTGAAACGGTTGCACGATCAATTGCGCGAGTATCTTGCTCAAAACTTCCCAGGCGACGTCAGTTTTGCCGTTTATCCAGTTCCCGAGGAACCCAGTAAAATATCTATCATTATAGTTAGTACCAAGTATAACCCGAATAATTTTTGGAATGGCCATTGGAAATCGAGCTATATTTACGATTTGGACACTAAGGAACTGACCGGCCACATTTCTACTCAAGTCCATTACTACGAAGATGGTAACGTTAGTTTCCAGTCCGGGAAGGCGATTGGCCAGAATAACGTAGTCGACGTTGTCAGCACAATAAGAGATGTAGAGACAAGTTTTGAGAATGAACTGgacttttctttctctgaCCTGAACGAAAAGCAGTTCAAAGctttaagaagaagactACCTGTCACAAGATCAAAAATCAACTGGGGTAAGGCCATTGGTAGCTATAGATTAGGTAAAAATGCCGCCGAAGGGAAATAA
- the LAC1 gene encoding sphingosine N-acyltransferase LAC1, which yields MSNLMQKSSNNNLKVRSRPRRKSSIGKIDLGDTVPSLGTMFETKESKTAAKKRMQRLSEVSKNDSDLVKKIWFSFREISYRHAWIAPLLILIAVYSAYFTSGNTTKTNVLHRFVAVSYQVGDTDVYGKGIKDLCFVFYYMIFFTFLREFLMDVVIKPFAVSLHVTSRHRIKRMMEQIYAIFYTGFSGPFGLYCMYHSNVWFFDTKAMYRTYPDFTNPFLFKVFYLGQAAFWAQQACILVLQLEKPRKDHNELTFHHIVTLLLIWSSYVFHFTKMGLPIYITMDLSDFLLSLSKTLNYLDSVFAPFSFCIFVVSWIYLRHYINLKILWSVLTQFRTEGNYVLNFATQQYKCWISLPIVFVLIGALQLVNLYWLFLIFRVLYRILWRGVLIDDRSDSESEEESDESATTPTDSTPTKKVI from the coding sequence ATGTCGAATTTAATGCAAAAATCCTCGAACAATAACCTGAAAGTAAGGTCCAGACCAAGACGTAAGTCTTCCATAGGGAAGATCGATCTGGGGGACACCGTGCCTAGTTTGGGTACGATGTTCGAGACCAAGGAATCGAAAACCGCTGCAAAAAAACGTATGCAAAGGCTGTCCGAAGTCAGCAAAAATGATAGCGACCTGGTCAAGAAGATCTGGTTTTCATTTAGAGAAATAAGTTATCGTCATGCTTGGATAGCTCCCTTGCTGATTTTAATTGCGGTGTACAGCGCCTATTTCACCTCCGGCAATACTACAAAGACAAACGTACTTCATAGGTTTGTTGCCGTATCATATCAAGTCGGCGACACTGACGTATACGGCAAAGGTATCAAGGATCTGTGCTTTGTATTCTACTACATGATCTTTTTCACATTCTTACGCGAATTTTTAATGGACGTAGTTATCAAGCCCTTCGCAGTCAGCCTGCATGTCACTTCCAGACATAGAATCAAGAGAATGATGGAACAAATTTACGCCATCTTTTACACCGGCTTTTCCGGACCCTTCGGATTGTATTGCATGTACCATTCCAATGTATGGTTCTTCGACACAAAGGCAATGTACAGAACTTATCCAGACTTTACAAATCCCTTTTTATTCAAGGTCTTTTATTTGGGCCAAGCTGCATTTTGGGCTCAACAAGCTTGTATCCTTGTGTTGCAACTGgaaaaaccaagaaaagacCATAATGAATTGACTTTCCATCATATTGTTACTTTGCTATTGATTTGGTCTTCTTACGTCTTCCACTTCACTAAAATGGGGTTGCCAATCTATATTACAATGGACCTTTccgattttcttttgtccTTGTCCAAAACTCTAAACTATTTGGATTCTGTTTTTGCtcctttctctttttgcatttttgtCGTTTCATGGATTTACTTGCGTCATTACATCAATTTAAAGATCCTGTGGTCCGTTTTAACGCAATTCCGTACAGAAGGTAATTACGTCCTTAATTTTGCTACTCAGCAGTACAAATGTTGGATTTCTTTACCAATTGTGTTTGTATTGATAGGCGCTTTACAATTAGTCAATCTTTATTGGTTGTTCTTAATTTTCAGAGTTCTATACAGGATTCTTTGGAGAGGTGTTCTAATAGATGATAGAAGTGATAGTGAgtcagaagaagaaagtgaTGAAAGTGCCACTACACCAACTGACTCTACCCCAACGAAAAAagttatttaa
- the MRT4 gene encoding ribosome assembly factor MRT4 — protein sequence MPRSKRSKLVTLAQTDKKGRENKERIFDEVREALDTYRYAWVLHLDDVRTPVLQEIRTSWAGSKLIMGKRKVLQKALGEKREEEYKENLYQLTKLCGGVTGLLFTNEDVNTVKEYFESYARSDYSRPNSKAPLTFTIPEGIIYSRGGQIPVEEDVPMIHSLEPTMRNKFEIPTKIKAGKITIDSPYLVCTKDEKLDVRQALILKQFGIAASEFKVKVSAYYDNDSSTVENTNINME from the coding sequence ATGCCAAGATCAAAACGTTCCAAGCTAGTTACTTTAGCACAAACCGATAAGAAAGGtagagaaaacaaagaaagaatttttgatgaGGTGAGGGAAGCATTAGACACTTACAGATACGCTTGGGTCTTGCATCTGGACGACGTAAGAACTCCAGTTTTGCAAGAAATTAGAACATCTTGGGCAGGTTCTAAGTTGATCATGGGTAAGAGAAAGGTTTTGCAAAAGGCATTGggtgaaaagagagaagaagaatacaaaGAGAACTTATATCAATTGACTAAACTTTGTGGTGGTGTTACTGGTTTATTGTTCACTAACGAAGACGTAAATACTGTCAAGgaatattttgaatcatACGCTCGTTCAGACTATTCAAGACCGAACTCCAAGGCTCCATTAACATTCACCATTCCTGAAGGCATCATTTACTCACGTGGTGGTCAAATCCcagttgaagaagatgtcCCAATGATCCATTCTTTGGAGCCAACTATGAGAAACAAATTCGAAATTCCAACTAAAATCAAAGCCGGTAAGATTACCATTGACAGCCCATATCTGGTTTGTAcaaaagacgaaaaattgGATGTTCGTCAAGCTTTAATATTGAAGCAATTCGGTATCGCTGCTTCTGAATTCAAAGTCAAAGTTTCTGCTTACTATGACAATGATTCTTCTACTGTTGAAAACACTAACATCAACATGGAATAA
- the SFT1 gene encoding Sft1p, which yields MFKVTNNNFLHATLVCFLFTQNDNKLEGLANKLATFRNINQEIGDRAVSDSSVINQMTDSLGSMFTDIKNSSSRLTRSLKAGNGIWRMVGLALLIFFILYTLFKLF from the coding sequence ATGTTTAAAGTTACTAACAACAATTTTCTGCACGCCACATTGGTGTGTTTTTTATTCACCCAGAATGATAATAAATTAGAAGGCTTAGCCAATAAGTTAGCTACGTTTAGAAATATAAATCAAGAGATTGGAGACCGAGCGGTCTCTGACAGTTCGGTTATAAACCAGATGACAGATTCGTTGGGGTCGATGTTCACCGATATTAAGAACTCATCCTCAAGGTTGACGCGATCATTAAAAGCCGGTAATGGTATATGGAGAATGGTTGGTTTGGCACTGTTAATATTCTTCATTCTGTATACTCTGTTTAAGCTGttttga
- the CCE1 gene encoding cruciform cutting endonuclease: MMTSSKAKVLQLVDSYCQNAKAGQLKSFSFLIGAANGTTKELKRNNIQKQCEFLEQLRQQKTRQGQISILSMDAGVSNFAFSKFQLCDNSPLPKLLDWQKVNLEEKFFQKVKKLSLNPVETSQLVFNLTEYLFKSEPIPDVFTIERQRTRTMSSRYILEPILKVNILEQILFSNLENKMRYTNSTLNASKLQYTVRSSDPHRMTSYWCIPKEETPVGSKKSKSNKHSKDSRIKLVKEILSSSILENNSRSPTKFVDFSDLWGNRIQDALSKKKSFKLCDILEIQDSSGVRKDDDLADSFLHSLSWIEWIKNYENIASLLNSTALSKDQCKKVFDYCENKIQSLKYLQNTYNSN, encoded by the coding sequence ATGATGACGTCCAGCAAGGCAAAGGTTTTGCAGCTCGTTGATTCTTATTGCCAAAATGCAAAGGCTGGACAGTTAAAGTCTTTCTCGTTCCTTATTGGAGCAGCAAATGGCACTACAAAAGAACTCAAGAGAAATaacattcaaaaacaatgtGAATTTCTAGAGCAATTACGACAACAGAAAACAAGGCAAGGGCAAATTAGTATATTGTCCATGGATGCTGGTGTTTCAAATTTTGCTTTCTCTAAATTTCAGTTGTGTGATAATAGTCCTTTACCCAAACTCCTAGACTGGCAAAAGGTTAACTTAGAAGAGAAATTCTTTCAGAAAGTTAAGAAGCTCAGTTTAAATCCGGTAGAAACGTCCCAGCTTGTTTTTAACTTAACAGAATATCTATTCAAATCTGAACCGATACCTGATGTGTTTACGATCGAGAGACAACGTACAAGGACCATGTCTTCTAGGTATATATTAGAGCCCATTTTAAAAGTAAATATTCTCGAACAGATTCTATTCTCCAATCTGGAAAATAAGATGAGGTATACAAATAGTACATTGAATGCTTCTAAGCTCCAGTATACGGTACGCTCGTCTGATCCACATCGGATGACCTCATATTGGTGTATTCctaaagaagaaacgcCAGTCGGTTCGAAAAAGTCGAAATCTAATAAGCATAGCAAAGATTCGAGGATAAAACTAGTCAAAGAAATATTGTCAAGCTCAATTCTTGAGAACAATTCGAGAAGCCCCACCAAATTTGTTGATTTCTCTGATCTTTGGGGGAACAGGATACAAGATGCACTttctaaaaagaaaagttttaaACTCTGTGATATTTTAGAGATCCAAGATAGCTCTGGAGTTAGAAAGGATGACGATTTGGCAGACTCATTCCTTCATTCTTTGTCGTGGATCGAGTGGATTAAAAATTATGAAAATATTGCTAGTCTTTTGAATTCCACAGCACTCTCCAAAGATCAGTGCAAAAAAGTCTTCGACTATtgtgaaaataaaatacaaAGCTTAAAATACTTACAAAATACCTATAATTCTAACTAA